Proteins from a single region of Phycisphaeraceae bacterium D3-23:
- a CDS encoding isoaspartyl peptidase/L-asparaginase gives MPDTVFVSTWSFGESAVRTCWAWWQAEHDLERAAVAGTAAVEIDPTIPTVGRGGLPNRDGVMELDAAFMRGSDLRCGAVAALRKTLPAIDVAYKVATRTDHVLLAGQGADDFAMANGFTPQSLLTDKSRKAYEDWQAKVRAGEIDPDRMVGHDTVGVLGWHRDSLAVDDTPGETVACVATSGLGWKRAGRVGDSPIVGAGLYADDHAGAVVCTGVGESIFKHALAIRITDAMARGQSADAACHEALAAILKRDPQTAKQGISALAIRNDGQVGAATTRTDSHIFEYHLCADGQFDKVVPDPVG, from the coding sequence ATGCCTGACACCGTCTTCGTATCTACCTGGTCCTTCGGCGAGTCTGCGGTCCGCACTTGCTGGGCATGGTGGCAGGCCGAGCACGACCTCGAACGTGCCGCCGTCGCGGGTACCGCGGCCGTCGAGATCGATCCGACGATCCCCACCGTCGGCCGGGGGGGCTTGCCCAACCGCGACGGCGTCATGGAACTCGACGCCGCCTTCATGCGCGGCAGCGACCTGCGCTGCGGCGCGGTCGCCGCGCTACGCAAGACGCTGCCCGCCATTGATGTCGCCTACAAGGTCGCCACCCGCACCGACCACGTCCTCCTCGCGGGCCAGGGCGCCGACGACTTCGCCATGGCCAACGGCTTCACGCCGCAGTCGCTGCTGACCGACAAGTCGCGCAAGGCCTACGAAGACTGGCAGGCCAAAGTCCGGGCAGGCGAGATCGACCCCGACCGCATGGTCGGCCACGACACCGTCGGCGTCTTGGGCTGGCACCGCGACTCGCTGGCCGTGGACGACACGCCCGGCGAGACCGTCGCCTGTGTCGCCACCAGCGGGCTGGGCTGGAAACGCGCGGGCCGGGTGGGCGACTCGCCGATCGTCGGCGCGGGGCTCTACGCCGACGACCACGCCGGCGCGGTCGTCTGCACCGGCGTGGGCGAATCGATCTTCAAACACGCCCTGGCCATCCGTATCACCGATGCGATGGCCCGCGGCCAAAGCGCCGATGCCGCTTGCCACGAAGCCCTCGCCGCCATACTCAAACGCGACCCCCAAACCGCCAAGCAAGGCATCAGCGCCCTCGCCATCCGAAACGACGGCCAGGTCGGCGCCGCCACTACCCGCACCGACAGCCACATCTTCGAGTACCACCTCTGCGCGGACGGCCAGTTCGACAAGGTCGTGCCCGACCCCGTGGGGTAA
- a CDS encoding DUF3320 domain-containing protein — MSDHDPNPPQDDLPSARESNAGDAGPNTDADVESASHDDAETPTNLAAPEPEAVTQTETESLTQSSTALADEPEPPFPPGTLTLDIHFDKHINFAMCHNDVPAVNQIALTHHGDAPIREATVTLWIDRDLSDPWTQRIDRIEPGTTLHLDTIDLPLRADTLAHITERDSAQLHCSVTLEDHTLAEVRHSVDVLAFDEWAGIGSLPEILAAFVTPNHPVIGRLMGDARKHLELALGDRETAALSGYQRRDPAYARAIIDAVYRAAGDLNPGYITVPASFEDQGQRVRLPDQIAERKLGNCLDLSLLLAGMLEQAGLHPILVMTKGHAFVACHLHDASFPEPAVTEPLRLRKRIQLGEIVAIESTGLTHDPTMPLEQAEQAALRKLEDPDEYHYAIDIATARRRGIRPLPLRVKPGTYDLIDLERTPQAQGDSPPVSASPQSPTPDPETAGPRPGAEEVDETPALDLGIDLTQASAAQTRLDRWKRKLLDLSLRNRILNHRDTRKSIPLLCPDLAKLEDLLTDGEKFEIVPRSRLKKETDPRSDELHTERTGEDRVQTYLTAELKHGRTYADLADGELDKRLLEIYRAARLMFEESGANTLYLALGFLEWYESPSHTKPRLAPVLLVPVALERLSAQRGYRLSILDDEPRINVTLLEKLRTEYDLDVAGLDELTTDDAGLDVPKILRRFREVVVDIPRWDIVDRADLGLFSFTKFLMWRDLEDRSQALLTSKVVRHLVEKNGESLAGDTPLPDPKELDATRKVAETFCAKDADSSQLAAVFAAHDGQSFVLEGPPGTGKSQTITNLMAQMLAHGKRVLFVSEKMAALSVVHKRMTQIGLGPFCLELHSNKANKRQVLEQINEALEAAGALDPEGWEQQAEQLQTTRDGINALVAALHEAHPIGLSYYQATATLIGLRDVPALDLDLADVTGLEATTLKAMRDAADKLATAATATQRDQTGAGHPYHAAGVTAYHTALPDQLRALIDPASDAADALAIALTDMLKAFGLEASDTQNAQSLSADESQWLIGLGRLLTEPPRPSEALLRAADWTTLKPVLNEAIELGKQRDAERKRLFARYRDAVLNEDLDTLRNQLAAGMTALPIISWFKCRGPRKRLKLVLIGGKLPGNTQLIEDLDALRKLKTLTAKLADPARPAATAFGPAWRDGEADWDTLTQQIDWAQRYRDHIAQPAVSAIGEPADAQRRAIDLAVNQRERFIEPQSEARRATDALDRAESKLTATLDPLNTLMHTDPDAAWGAPDDSDRLPILHATLDAWRDNTLALRDWCHYRAVREQAVAHHLGPLIQAYETRLIGPQQFDDVLTRSVLTQWHATLSDADPTLGQFASSEHERQLDLFRDLDKRHLQTAGQVVYAKLAQKVPLVISEPSANSEVGILKRQMKLKRRHMPVRKLMQAVPNLLPRLKPCLLMSPLSVAQYLDADYPPFDIVVFDEASQIPVWDAVGAIARGTTCVVVGDSKQLPPTSFFHKLESDDAVPDENDFEELESILDECSAAGLPSMRLLWHYRSRHESLITFSNYHYYNNGLFTFPSPVASSDEMGVMMRHIEDGEYDRGRTCTNPKEAQALVDELVSRLQHYDTDSYQSIGVVTFSMAQQVLIEDLLDVARRDHPEIDVFFGGTVEEPVFVKNLENVQGDERAEIFFSVCYGPDASGKVSMNFGPLNREGGERRLNVAITRARRRVVVFSSLRADQIDLSRTQQVGVKHMRSFLDYAQRGAAAIGEAVTLDRKLRAVMPFEQAIESAVRELGFDVDRHVGASGYRVVLGVRDPEDEGRYLLGIECDGPFYANAPAARDRDRTRPGVMGGLGWRLHRVWSADWWHDPAREAERLREAIEQAQRGEPDKPKAKSSGASQPTKQRHASPRTIPGLTVYKPYVASRPAGTSEDFYDDAKQSRAAKSLMKVIEREGPIHRELLSRRVTARWGIGRLTGKAQRRVDQLLMRRVMAKDAMLHGEFVWDASVPPDSFEGFRVPAEGAEPLRHIEEVAPEELGNAALAVLAQMVALPRAELDRAVADLFGFSRVTSRVQPAVDAAVQRLLDSGRCVIDENGNVALPSAT, encoded by the coding sequence ATGAGCGACCACGACCCCAACCCGCCGCAGGACGACCTGCCAAGCGCACGCGAATCCAATGCCGGGGATGCCGGGCCCAATACGGACGCGGATGTGGAAAGCGCATCGCACGACGACGCGGAGACGCCGACCAATCTCGCCGCCCCCGAACCCGAAGCCGTCACGCAAACCGAAACCGAATCGCTCACCCAAAGCAGCACCGCGCTCGCCGACGAACCCGAGCCCCCCTTCCCGCCCGGCACGCTCACCCTCGACATCCACTTCGACAAGCACATCAACTTCGCGATGTGCCACAACGACGTCCCCGCCGTCAACCAGATCGCCCTCACCCACCACGGCGACGCCCCGATCCGCGAGGCGACTGTCACCCTCTGGATCGACCGCGACCTCTCCGACCCGTGGACCCAGCGCATCGACCGCATCGAGCCGGGCACGACGCTGCACCTGGACACGATCGATCTCCCGCTACGGGCCGACACCCTCGCACACATCACCGAGCGCGACTCGGCTCAGCTCCACTGCTCCGTCACACTCGAAGACCACACCCTCGCCGAGGTCCGCCACAGCGTCGACGTGCTCGCGTTCGATGAGTGGGCGGGGATCGGCTCGCTGCCCGAGATCCTCGCCGCGTTTGTGACGCCCAACCACCCCGTCATCGGCCGACTCATGGGCGACGCCCGAAAGCACCTCGAGCTCGCGCTGGGCGACCGCGAAACCGCCGCGCTCTCGGGCTACCAGCGACGCGACCCCGCCTACGCCCGCGCCATCATCGACGCCGTCTACCGCGCCGCCGGCGACCTGAACCCCGGCTACATCACCGTCCCCGCCAGCTTCGAGGACCAAGGCCAGCGCGTCCGCCTGCCCGACCAGATCGCCGAACGCAAGCTCGGCAACTGCCTGGACCTCTCGCTCCTGCTCGCCGGCATGCTCGAACAGGCCGGGCTCCACCCGATCCTCGTGATGACCAAGGGCCACGCCTTTGTCGCCTGCCACCTGCATGACGCCTCGTTCCCCGAGCCCGCCGTGACCGAGCCGCTCCGCCTGCGTAAGCGCATCCAGCTCGGCGAGATCGTCGCCATCGAATCCACCGGGCTCACGCACGACCCGACCATGCCCCTCGAACAGGCCGAGCAGGCCGCGCTCCGCAAACTCGAAGACCCCGACGAATACCACTACGCCATCGACATCGCCACCGCCCGACGCCGCGGCATCCGCCCCCTCCCCCTCCGCGTCAAGCCCGGCACCTACGACCTCATCGACCTCGAACGAACACCCCAGGCACAGGGCGATTCACCGCCCGTGTCGGCATCTCCCCAATCCCCAACACCCGACCCCGAAACCGCCGGGCCACGCCCGGGGGCAGAAGAGGTGGATGAAACGCCAGCCCTCGACCTGGGCATCGACCTCACCCAGGCCTCCGCCGCGCAGACCCGGCTCGACCGCTGGAAACGAAAACTCCTCGACCTCTCACTGCGAAACCGCATCCTCAACCACCGTGACACCCGAAAGAGCATCCCGCTGCTCTGCCCCGACCTCGCCAAGCTTGAAGACTTGCTGACCGACGGCGAAAAATTCGAGATCGTCCCGCGCTCCCGCCTCAAAAAAGAAACCGACCCCCGAAGCGACGAACTCCACACCGAACGAACCGGCGAAGACCGCGTCCAGACCTACCTGACCGCAGAACTCAAACACGGCCGAACCTACGCCGACCTCGCCGACGGCGAGCTCGACAAACGCCTGCTCGAAATCTACCGCGCCGCACGCCTCATGTTCGAGGAGTCCGGCGCGAACACCCTCTACCTCGCGCTCGGATTCCTGGAATGGTACGAATCGCCCAGCCACACCAAGCCACGCCTCGCGCCCGTCCTCCTCGTCCCCGTCGCGCTCGAACGCCTCTCCGCCCAGCGCGGGTATCGGCTGTCCATCCTCGACGATGAGCCCCGCATCAATGTCACCCTCCTCGAAAAGCTGCGCACCGAGTACGACCTCGACGTCGCGGGGCTCGACGAACTCACCACCGACGACGCCGGGCTCGACGTCCCCAAGATCCTCCGCCGCTTCCGCGAGGTCGTCGTGGATATCCCGCGATGGGACATCGTCGATCGCGCCGACCTCGGGCTGTTCAGCTTCACCAAGTTCCTCATGTGGCGCGACCTCGAAGACCGCTCGCAGGCCCTGCTCACCAGCAAGGTCGTCCGACACCTCGTCGAGAAGAACGGCGAATCCCTCGCAGGCGACACGCCGCTCCCCGACCCCAAGGAGCTCGACGCGACGCGCAAAGTCGCCGAGACGTTCTGCGCCAAAGACGCGGACTCGTCCCAGCTCGCGGCCGTGTTCGCCGCGCACGACGGCCAAAGCTTCGTCCTCGAAGGCCCGCCGGGCACGGGCAAGTCGCAGACCATCACCAACCTCATGGCGCAGATGCTCGCGCACGGCAAGCGCGTCCTGTTCGTCTCAGAGAAAATGGCGGCGCTCAGCGTCGTCCATAAGCGCATGACGCAGATCGGGCTGGGCCCGTTCTGCCTCGAGCTGCACTCCAACAAGGCGAACAAGCGCCAGGTCCTGGAGCAGATCAACGAAGCGCTCGAGGCCGCCGGCGCGCTGGACCCCGAGGGCTGGGAGCAGCAGGCCGAGCAACTGCAGACGACGCGCGACGGCATCAACGCGCTCGTCGCCGCGCTGCACGAAGCACACCCGATCGGGCTGAGCTACTACCAGGCCACCGCGACGCTGATCGGCCTGCGCGACGTGCCCGCCCTGGACCTCGACCTCGCCGATGTCACTGGGCTCGAAGCGACGACACTCAAGGCCATGCGCGACGCGGCTGACAAGCTCGCCACCGCCGCGACCGCGACCCAGCGCGACCAGACGGGTGCCGGCCACCCCTACCACGCCGCGGGTGTCACCGCGTACCACACCGCCCTGCCCGACCAGCTCCGCGCGTTGATCGACCCCGCGAGCGACGCGGCCGATGCGCTCGCCATCGCGCTGACCGACATGCTCAAGGCCTTCGGCCTCGAAGCCAGCGATACGCAAAACGCGCAGTCGCTGAGCGCGGACGAGTCGCAATGGCTCATCGGGCTGGGCCGGCTGCTCACCGAGCCACCGCGCCCGAGCGAGGCGCTGCTGCGCGCAGCGGACTGGACAACGCTCAAGCCCGTGCTCAACGAAGCCATCGAGCTGGGCAAGCAGCGCGACGCTGAACGCAAACGCCTCTTTGCCCGCTACCGCGATGCCGTGCTGAACGAAGACCTCGATACGCTGCGCAACCAGCTCGCGGCCGGGATGACCGCGCTGCCGATCATCTCCTGGTTCAAGTGCCGCGGCCCACGCAAACGCCTCAAGCTCGTCCTCATCGGCGGCAAACTGCCCGGCAACACGCAGCTCATCGAAGACCTCGATGCGCTCCGCAAGCTCAAGACCCTCACCGCAAAGCTCGCCGACCCCGCACGCCCCGCCGCGACAGCGTTTGGCCCGGCATGGCGTGACGGCGAAGCCGATTGGGACACGCTCACGCAGCAGATCGACTGGGCCCAGCGCTACCGCGACCATATCGCCCAGCCCGCCGTCAGCGCGATCGGCGAACCCGCCGATGCCCAACGCCGCGCTATCGATCTCGCGGTCAACCAGCGCGAACGTTTCATCGAACCCCAGAGCGAAGCCCGACGCGCCACCGACGCGCTGGACCGCGCTGAATCAAAACTCACGGCAACACTCGACCCGCTCAACACGCTGATGCACACCGACCCCGACGCCGCGTGGGGTGCGCCCGACGACAGCGATCGGCTACCCATTCTCCACGCAACCCTCGACGCCTGGCGCGACAACACCCTCGCCCTGCGCGACTGGTGCCACTACCGCGCGGTGCGTGAACAGGCCGTCGCGCACCACTTGGGCCCGCTGATCCAGGCCTACGAAACCCGCCTCATCGGCCCACAGCAGTTCGACGACGTGCTCACGCGAAGCGTCCTCACCCAGTGGCACGCGACGCTCTCCGACGCCGACCCCACCCTGGGCCAGTTCGCCAGCAGCGAGCACGAACGCCAGCTCGACCTCTTCCGCGACCTGGACAAGCGCCACCTCCAGACCGCAGGCCAGGTCGTCTACGCCAAGCTCGCGCAGAAGGTCCCGCTCGTGATCTCCGAGCCCAGCGCGAACTCCGAGGTCGGCATCCTCAAGCGGCAGATGAAGCTCAAACGCCGACACATGCCGGTGCGCAAGCTCATGCAGGCGGTGCCGAACCTGCTGCCGAGATTGAAGCCGTGCCTGTTGATGAGCCCGCTGTCGGTCGCGCAGTACCTGGATGCGGACTACCCGCCGTTCGACATCGTCGTGTTCGATGAGGCCTCGCAGATCCCGGTGTGGGACGCGGTCGGCGCGATCGCGCGGGGGACCACCTGCGTCGTCGTGGGCGACAGCAAACAGCTCCCCCCGACCTCGTTCTTCCACAAGCTCGAGAGCGACGACGCGGTGCCCGACGAGAACGACTTCGAGGAACTCGAGAGCATCCTCGACGAGTGCAGCGCGGCCGGGCTCCCGTCGATGCGGCTGCTGTGGCACTACCGCTCGCGCCACGAATCGCTCATCACCTTCAGCAACTACCACTACTACAACAATGGGCTATTCACCTTCCCCAGCCCGGTCGCGTCTTCCGACGAGATGGGCGTGATGATGCGCCACATCGAAGACGGCGAGTACGACCGCGGCCGAACCTGCACCAACCCCAAGGAAGCGCAGGCCCTCGTCGACGAACTTGTGTCACGCCTCCAGCACTACGACACGGACAGCTACCAGAGCATCGGCGTCGTCACGTTCTCGATGGCGCAGCAGGTGCTGATCGAAGACCTGCTCGACGTTGCCCGGCGTGACCACCCGGAGATCGACGTGTTCTTTGGCGGCACGGTCGAAGAACCCGTCTTCGTCAAGAACCTCGAAAACGTGCAGGGCGACGAACGCGCCGAGATCTTCTTCTCCGTGTGCTACGGGCCCGACGCCAGCGGCAAGGTCTCGATGAACTTCGGCCCGCTTAACCGCGAGGGCGGCGAGCGCCGGCTGAACGTCGCGATCACACGGGCCCGGCGGCGGGTCGTCGTGTTCTCCTCGCTGCGGGCCGACCAGATCGACCTGTCGCGCACGCAGCAGGTCGGCGTGAAGCACATGCGGAGCTTCCTGGACTACGCGCAGCGCGGCGCGGCGGCGATCGGCGAGGCGGTCACGCTCGACCGCAAGCTGCGCGCGGTGATGCCGTTTGAGCAGGCGATCGAGTCGGCGGTGCGCGAACTTGGGTTCGACGTCGATCGGCATGTGGGCGCGTCGGGCTACCGGGTGGTACTCGGTGTGCGCGACCCGGAGGACGAAGGGCGGTATCTTCTGGGCATCGAGTGCGACGGGCCGTTTTACGCGAACGCCCCGGCCGCGCGCGACCGCGACCGGACCCGGCCCGGCGTCATGGGTGGGCTGGGCTGGCGGCTGCACCGGGTGTGGTCGGCCGACTGGTGGCACGACCCGGCCCGCGAGGCCGAGCGCCTACGCGAGGCGATCGAGCAGGCGCAGCGCGGCGAGCCCGACAAGCCCAAGGCAAAGTCGAGCGGCGCATCGCAGCCCACAAAACAGCGCCACGCGAGCCCGCGCACGATCCCCGGCCTAACGGTGTACAAGCCGTACGTCGCGTCCCGGCCGGCGGGGACCAGCGAGGACTTCTACGACGACGCCAAGCAGTCCCGCGCGGCCAAGTCGCTGATGAAGGTCATCGAACGCGAGGGCCCGATCCACCGCGAGCTGCTCTCGCGGCGGGTGACGGCGCGGTGGGGGATCGGCCGACTCACCGGCAAGGCGCAGCGGCGTGTAGACCAACTGCTCATGCGCCGCGTGATGGCTAAGGACGCGATGCTGCACGGCGAGTTTGTGTGGGACGCGTCGGTGCCGCCCGATTCGTTCGAGGGTTTCCGTGTGCCGGCGGAGGGGGCCGAGCCGCTTCGCCATATCGAAGAGGTCGCGCCCGAGGAGCTGGGCAACGCGGCGTTGGCGGTGCTCGCGCAGATGGTCGCGCTGCCGCGCGCCGAACTGGACCGCGCGGTGGCGGACCTGTTCGGTTTTTCGCGCGTGACCAGCCGGGTCCAGCCGGCGGTGGACGCGGCGGTGCAGCGGCTGCTCGATAGCGGGCGGTGCGTGATCGATGAGAACGGGAATGTCGCGCTGCCGTCAGCGACGTAG
- a CDS encoding DUF1476 domain-containing protein: MSGIDDRSKGMDAKLAHDNELRFKVMNRRNKLLGLWAADLLGKTGDDASAYAKEVVISDFEEAGDDDVLRKVAADLKGVGTTDADIRAEMDRLLHVAHDQIVNES; the protein is encoded by the coding sequence ATGTCCGGTATCGACGACCGCTCAAAAGGGATGGACGCCAAGCTCGCCCACGACAACGAGCTGCGCTTCAAAGTCATGAACCGCCGCAACAAGCTGCTGGGCCTCTGGGCCGCGGACCTGCTGGGCAAGACCGGCGACGACGCTTCCGCCTACGCCAAGGAGGTCGTCATCTCCGACTTCGAGGAAGCCGGCGACGACGACGTGCTGCGCAAAGTCGCCGCCGACCTCAAGGGGGTCGGCACGACCGACGCCGACATCCGCGCGGAGATGGACCGCCTACTCCACGTCGCCCACGACCAGATCGTCAACGAGTCCTAA
- the bamD gene encoding outer membrane protein assembly factor BamD gives MMQTTRRWRIARLGRAALLVAAMSGGAGVCSPAAAQQRHELGTDGQWTAVDEPNPESPEGELLALQRRLASGETRGVVEGVSDWLERNPTHPQEPAAYLLRGDARVMKGYYYRALADYEAIVGLFPGTEYYQTALQREYDIALTFIGGVKRRGRLLDWRIYPAGDVGVELLIRIQERLPGSALGEKASIGIGDYYFQEGTMDMAVEAYNIFLEATYPDSDLREWAMLRLIQASLAQFKGPEFDPTGLFEAAQRLEQYRDEYPAAAERIGADALLVRIRESLALKELVTAQWYERRSERLSAVTMYRRVVTGYADTAAAGRALDRLDELGEPVIDPRAPGTADRVADEPPVLDAEINPPTE, from the coding sequence ATGATGCAGACGACAAGACGTTGGCGGATCGCTCGGCTTGGCCGGGCCGCGCTGCTGGTGGCCGCGATGTCCGGGGGGGCCGGGGTGTGCAGCCCTGCGGCGGCGCAGCAGCGGCACGAGTTGGGTACCGACGGCCAGTGGACCGCGGTCGATGAGCCCAACCCCGAATCGCCCGAGGGCGAGCTGCTCGCGCTGCAGCGCCGGCTGGCGAGCGGTGAGACGCGCGGCGTCGTCGAGGGGGTGTCGGACTGGCTCGAGCGCAACCCGACCCACCCGCAGGAGCCCGCGGCGTATCTGCTGCGCGGGGATGCTCGCGTGATGAAGGGCTACTACTACCGCGCGCTCGCCGACTACGAAGCGATCGTCGGGCTCTTCCCCGGGACCGAGTACTACCAGACCGCGCTGCAGCGCGAGTACGACATCGCCCTGACGTTCATCGGCGGCGTCAAGCGGCGCGGCCGACTGCTGGACTGGCGCATCTACCCCGCGGGGGACGTCGGCGTCGAGCTCTTGATCCGGATCCAGGAACGCCTCCCCGGCAGCGCGCTGGGCGAGAAGGCCAGCATCGGCATCGGCGACTACTACTTCCAAGAGGGCACGATGGACATGGCCGTCGAGGCTTACAACATCTTCCTCGAAGCGACCTACCCCGACTCGGACCTGCGCGAGTGGGCGATGCTCCGGCTGATTCAGGCGTCGCTCGCGCAGTTCAAAGGCCCCGAGTTTGACCCGACCGGCTTGTTCGAGGCGGCGCAGCGCCTGGAGCAGTACCGTGACGAGTACCCCGCCGCCGCCGAGCGCATCGGTGCCGATGCGCTGCTGGTGCGCATCCGTGAATCGCTCGCGCTGAAAGAACTTGTGACGGCCCAGTGGTATGAGCGGCGCAGCGAACGGCTCAGCGCCGTGACGATGTACCGCCGCGTGGTGACGGGCTATGCCGACACCGCCGCCGCCGGGCGGGCGCTCGACCGGCTTGATGAGCTGGGCGAGCCCGTGATCGACCCGCGTGCCCCGGGCACGGCGGACCGCGTAGCCGACGAGCCGCCCGTGCTGGATGCCGAGATCAACCCGCCGACGGAGTAA
- a CDS encoding LptE family protein: MLWVLAAMLPLLSGCGYSAKELYPTQYQTVAVPNFENRTFYQGVEFELREAIIKEIEQRTPYKVVRTQGAADTVLEGVVVTIDSDSVSRTDNGGVPQEIELTVTVDFTWRDLRTGQTLRGYEGFAAAGQYVPLRGVGEFYQTAQHRAVQRLAEDIVSTMRDDEW; encoded by the coding sequence GTGCTGTGGGTTCTTGCCGCGATGCTGCCGCTGCTGTCGGGTTGTGGCTATTCCGCCAAGGAGCTGTACCCGACGCAGTACCAGACGGTCGCCGTGCCGAACTTCGAGAATCGCACGTTTTATCAGGGCGTCGAGTTCGAGCTGCGCGAGGCGATCATCAAGGAGATCGAGCAGCGCACGCCGTACAAGGTCGTGCGGACCCAGGGCGCAGCCGACACCGTGCTCGAGGGCGTGGTCGTGACGATCGACAGCGACTCGGTGAGCCGGACGGACAACGGCGGCGTGCCCCAGGAGATCGAGTTGACGGTGACGGTCGACTTCACGTGGCGCGACCTGCGGACCGGGCAGACACTGCGCGGGTACGAGGGCTTCGCCGCGGCGGGTCAGTACGTGCCGCTGCGTGGCGTGGGCGAGTTTTATCAGACCGCCCAGCACCGCGCGGTCCAGCGGCTGGCCGAAGACATCGTCTCGACGATGCGGGATGACGAGTGGTAA
- a CDS encoding AAA family ATPase: MPEHDDKPRRDDDAKPEEPGKPNGGKGPSPFGRWPLGWVLLIGLAVVMLLVLSTGQGKPVDISEDEFKRYAIDGEFKDGVIVEKPTMFVAELVPDARRTDKVTDEVTRVSFSAFAENKALYNHQFIAFNDAAAEGNPPSENFVTLQLEADPKGNNLFLLFLIQWGPLFLIAFLIYFFIFRAMRGGGGGPGGMLGNFGRSKHKMLTKEHSSVTLSDVAGIDEAKEEVAEIIEFLKQPKKFQRLGGRVPRGVLLIGPPGCGKTLLAKAVAGEADVPFFSISGSDFVEMFVGVGASRVRDLFKQAKDSSPCIIFLDEIDAVGRRRGSGFSSGGHDEREQTLNAILVEMDGFDSSDQVIVLASTNRADVLDPALTRPGRFDRSVQVHLPDVKGRMEILKVHSRKIKMSPDVDMERLARAARRCSPAPSSKRSSTRPPSPRPCSTRTGSSRKTSKRPAIRSSTADRARAPASKKTRRRSSPTTRRATP, translated from the coding sequence ATGCCCGAACACGACGACAAGCCGCGCCGCGACGACGACGCCAAGCCCGAAGAACCGGGCAAGCCCAACGGCGGCAAGGGCCCAAGCCCGTTTGGCCGCTGGCCCCTGGGCTGGGTGCTGCTCATCGGCCTCGCGGTCGTCATGCTGCTCGTGCTCAGCACCGGCCAGGGCAAGCCCGTCGACATCTCCGAAGACGAGTTCAAACGCTACGCCATCGACGGCGAGTTCAAGGACGGCGTCATCGTCGAGAAGCCCACGATGTTCGTCGCCGAGCTCGTGCCCGACGCCCGCCGGACCGACAAAGTTACGGACGAGGTCACGCGCGTCTCGTTCAGCGCATTTGCCGAGAACAAGGCGCTCTACAACCACCAGTTCATCGCGTTCAATGATGCCGCGGCCGAGGGCAACCCGCCCAGCGAAAACTTCGTGACGCTCCAGCTCGAGGCTGACCCCAAGGGCAACAACCTCTTCCTGCTCTTCCTGATCCAGTGGGGCCCGCTGTTCCTGATCGCGTTCCTCATCTACTTCTTCATCTTCCGTGCGATGCGCGGCGGCGGCGGGGGCCCGGGCGGGATGCTCGGGAACTTCGGCCGAAGCAAGCACAAGATGCTCACCAAGGAGCACTCGTCCGTGACGCTCAGCGACGTCGCGGGCATCGACGAGGCGAAGGAAGAAGTCGCCGAGATCATCGAGTTCTTGAAGCAGCCCAAGAAGTTCCAGCGCCTGGGCGGCCGGGTGCCGCGCGGCGTGCTGCTGATCGGGCCTCCGGGCTGCGGCAAGACGCTGCTCGCCAAGGCCGTCGCGGGCGAGGCGGATGTCCCGTTCTTCTCGATCTCGGGCAGCGACTTTGTCGAGATGTTCGTCGGCGTGGGCGCAAGCCGTGTCCGCGACCTGTTCAAGCAGGCCAAGGACTCCTCGCCCTGCATCATCTTCCTCGACGAGATCGACGCCGTGGGCCGACGCCGAGGCAGCGGGTTTAGCTCGGGCGGACACGACGAACGCGAGCAGACGCTCAACGCCATCCTCGTCGAGATGGACGGCTTCGACTCCTCCGACCAGGTCATCGTCCTGGCCTCGACCAACCGCGCCGATGTGCTCGACCCGGCGCTCACCCGGCCCGGCCGATTCGACCGCTCGGTGCAGGTCCACCTGCCCGACGTCAAGGGCCGCATGGAGATCCTCAAGGTCCACAGCCGCAAGATTAAGATGAGCCCGGACGTCGATATGGAACGCCTCGCGCGCGCGGCACGCCGATGTTCTCCGGCGCCGAGCTCGAAGCGATCATCAACGAGGCCGCCATCGCCGCGACCATGCTCAACAAGGACTGGGTCGAGCAGGAAGACCTCGAAGAGGCCCGCGATAAGGTCAAGTACGGCCGATCGCGCAAGAGCGCCCGCGTCGAAGAAGACGAGAAGAAGGTCATCGCCTACCACGAGGCGGGCCACGCCGTGA